A region of Planococcus sp. MSAK28401 DNA encodes the following proteins:
- the polA gene encoding DNA polymerase I — MERGNFVSKKILLLDGNSLAYRAFFALPLLTNDNGVHTNAVYGFTTMLQKLLEEEKPTHMMVAFDAGKTTFRNEAYKEYKGGRQKTPPELSEQFPYLRKLLAAYKIKQYELDNYEADDIIGTLSLQAEQAGDQVVVVSGDKDLTQLASNSTVVYITRKGITDIEKYTVDHIQEKYGLTPLQIIDMKGLMGDSSDNIPGVPGVGEKTALKLLAKHGSVEGVYEAIEEQKGKMKEKLVENEELAYLSKKLATIERQAPVEVSIDELDYAGPDQDELVRIWNELAFKSLLEKLDYTAEETDKEELHFEVLESVDQSLLEDGMAVHLELYDEHYHSCDLLGVSLASEKATYVIPMEVAEQSEALKAWLEDAVAAKYMSDSKAATAAFLRKGIKIDGVDFDLMLGAYIVNPSLKYTDLADIVREYGYSDVSTNEQVYGKGAKKKVPEAAELNEHMARKARAIYNVRPVVVKKLEENEQFDLYDKLELPLAKVLGQMESLGVKVDRGQLTDMGVELKRKLGMIEQEIYSLAGQEFNINSPKQLGVILFEQLGLPAIKKTKTGYSTAADVLEKLEGKHEIIHHILMYRQLGKLLSTYIEGLLKEIHEDGKVHTRFQQALTTTGRLSSTNPNLQNIPVRLEEGRKIRKAFVPSEPGWVMVAADYSQIELRVLAHMSKDESLIEAFQSDLDIHTKTASDVFNVSLEEVTSDMRRAAKAVNFGIVYGISDYGLSQNLNITRKEAADFIERYLASFPGVQGYMTSIVEQAKKDGFVTTLMNRRRYLPDINSSNFNLRSFAERTAMNTPIQGSAADVIKQAMIEMDIALEREGLQSKMILQVHDELIFEAPAEELEKLMELVPEVMESAVKLNVPLKVDIASGDTWYDTK; from the coding sequence ATGGAAAGGGGTAATTTTGTGTCAAAGAAAATCTTATTGCTCGATGGCAACAGCCTGGCATACCGCGCATTTTTCGCGCTGCCGCTATTGACCAACGATAATGGTGTGCACACGAATGCAGTATACGGCTTCACGACGATGCTGCAAAAGCTATTGGAGGAAGAAAAGCCGACACATATGATGGTGGCATTCGATGCCGGGAAAACAACTTTCCGCAACGAAGCCTATAAAGAATACAAAGGCGGACGGCAAAAGACTCCACCCGAACTGTCCGAGCAATTCCCGTATTTGCGCAAGCTGCTTGCTGCATACAAGATCAAACAATACGAACTCGATAATTACGAAGCGGATGATATCATCGGTACGCTGAGCCTTCAAGCCGAACAAGCAGGCGACCAGGTCGTCGTCGTTTCGGGAGACAAGGATTTGACGCAGCTCGCCTCAAACTCGACGGTTGTCTACATCACCCGCAAAGGAATTACCGATATCGAGAAATACACAGTAGACCATATTCAAGAGAAATATGGCCTGACGCCGTTGCAGATTATCGATATGAAAGGCTTGATGGGTGATTCCTCCGATAATATTCCAGGCGTGCCGGGCGTCGGCGAAAAGACAGCTTTGAAGCTGCTCGCCAAACACGGGTCGGTTGAAGGCGTCTATGAAGCAATCGAGGAACAAAAAGGCAAAATGAAGGAAAAGCTCGTGGAAAATGAAGAGCTTGCCTATCTGTCCAAAAAGCTGGCAACAATCGAACGCCAAGCACCCGTGGAAGTATCGATCGATGAACTCGATTATGCAGGCCCCGACCAGGATGAATTGGTGCGCATTTGGAACGAGCTCGCTTTTAAATCATTGCTGGAGAAATTGGATTATACGGCAGAGGAAACCGATAAAGAAGAGCTGCATTTCGAAGTGCTCGAATCAGTCGATCAGAGCCTGCTTGAAGATGGCATGGCGGTCCACTTGGAATTGTATGATGAACATTACCATAGCTGCGATTTGCTGGGTGTTTCATTGGCATCTGAAAAAGCCACCTATGTCATCCCAATGGAAGTGGCGGAACAATCAGAAGCGCTGAAGGCGTGGCTCGAAGACGCGGTGGCCGCCAAATATATGTCCGATTCAAAAGCCGCGACTGCGGCATTCCTCAGAAAAGGCATTAAGATCGATGGAGTCGACTTTGATCTGATGCTCGGCGCCTATATCGTCAATCCGTCGCTGAAGTATACGGACTTGGCTGATATTGTCCGTGAATACGGTTATTCGGATGTCTCGACCAACGAACAGGTCTACGGCAAAGGGGCAAAGAAAAAAGTTCCTGAAGCGGCTGAATTGAATGAACATATGGCGAGAAAAGCGAGAGCAATCTATAATGTGCGCCCCGTGGTCGTCAAAAAGCTGGAAGAAAACGAGCAATTTGACTTATACGATAAATTGGAGCTGCCGCTCGCAAAAGTGCTCGGGCAAATGGAATCGCTCGGCGTCAAAGTAGACCGCGGCCAATTGACTGACATGGGCGTGGAATTGAAGCGCAAGCTCGGCATGATCGAACAGGAAATCTATTCGCTTGCCGGACAGGAGTTCAATATCAATTCGCCGAAGCAGCTTGGGGTTATCTTATTCGAGCAATTGGGCTTGCCGGCGATCAAAAAAACCAAAACCGGCTACTCGACTGCAGCGGATGTGCTGGAGAAATTGGAAGGCAAACACGAAATCATCCACCATATCCTGATGTACCGCCAGCTCGGCAAATTGCTGTCGACGTATATTGAAGGTTTATTGAAAGAGATTCACGAAGACGGCAAGGTCCATACCCGTTTCCAACAAGCCTTGACGACAACCGGCAGGCTCAGTTCCACGAACCCGAACTTGCAAAACATCCCGGTACGCCTGGAAGAAGGCCGCAAAATCCGCAAAGCGTTCGTCCCATCAGAACCTGGATGGGTCATGGTCGCGGCGGACTATTCACAGATCGAATTGCGCGTGCTTGCTCATATGTCGAAAGACGAGAGCTTGATCGAAGCATTCCAATCGGATCTGGATATCCACACGAAAACAGCCAGCGACGTCTTCAATGTGTCGCTCGAAGAAGTGACTTCCGACATGCGCCGCGCGGCTAAAGCGGTCAATTTCGGCATCGTCTATGGTATTAGCGACTACGGCTTGTCGCAAAACTTGAATATCACCCGTAAAGAGGCAGCTGACTTTATCGAGCGGTATTTGGCAAGTTTCCCAGGCGTGCAGGGCTATATGACCTCAATTGTCGAACAGGCGAAAAAAGATGGTTTTGTCACGACCTTGATGAACCGCCGCCGCTATTTGCCGGACATCAATAGCTCGAACTTCAATTTGCGCAGTTTTGCGGAACGCACCGCGATGAATACGCCGATTCAGGGAAGTGCGGCCGATGTTATCAAGCAGGCGATGATCGAAATGGATATCGCCCTTGAACGTGAAGGATTGCAGTCGAAGATGATCTTGCAAGTGCACGATGAATTGATTTTTGAAGCACCTGCCGAAGAACTCGAAAAACTCATGGAACTGGTTCCTGAAGTAATGGAGTCGGCTGTGAAACTCAATGTGCCTTTGAAAGTCGATATCGCGTCAGGCGATACTTGGTACGATACAAAATAA
- the dnaI gene encoding primosomal protein DnaI has product MEPIRETMKRVVNAPSFSERYDAMKKEVLEHPGVLKFLKEHEEEIDGPTVEKGMGKLYEYIDQSHDCNKCPNLGGCINHLKGFEPNLVLERGNIGISYTKCRLKTAEDNKRHASSLIHSMYMPKEVMAARIENFELDDRRLPAFRAVDDFLEKATGPDSLPEKGLYLYGKFGTGKSYLLSAVANELAEINVKTVLVFVPEFMREMKQAIGDHTLQEKIEYVKRADVLMLDDIGAEAMSSWTRDEVLGTILHYRMAEKLPTFMSSNFSYSELAHHLTYSQRGEKEDLKAARIMERIQALTVPVKLEGENRRNK; this is encoded by the coding sequence ATGGAACCGATTCGTGAAACGATGAAGCGAGTGGTCAATGCGCCCTCATTTTCCGAGCGCTATGATGCAATGAAGAAAGAAGTGCTGGAACATCCCGGCGTCCTTAAATTCCTTAAAGAGCACGAAGAGGAAATTGACGGGCCGACAGTGGAAAAAGGGATGGGCAAGCTATACGAATATATCGACCAATCGCATGACTGCAATAAATGCCCGAACCTCGGCGGCTGCATCAATCATCTAAAAGGATTCGAACCGAATCTCGTATTGGAGCGCGGCAATATCGGTATTTCGTACACCAAATGCCGGTTGAAGACTGCTGAGGACAATAAGCGGCATGCATCTTCCTTGATCCACAGCATGTACATGCCAAAAGAAGTGATGGCAGCGAGAATCGAAAACTTTGAGCTGGACGACCGCAGGCTGCCTGCTTTCCGTGCAGTTGATGACTTCTTGGAGAAAGCGACCGGGCCAGACTCGCTCCCTGAAAAAGGCTTGTATTTATATGGCAAGTTCGGGACTGGTAAATCCTATTTGCTGAGCGCTGTTGCGAATGAGCTGGCAGAGATCAACGTCAAAACGGTTCTCGTATTCGTGCCGGAATTCATGCGCGAAATGAAGCAAGCGATCGGCGACCATACACTTCAGGAGAAAATCGAATACGTCAAACGAGCCGATGTGCTCATGCTCGATGATATCGGGGCTGAAGCGATGTCGAGCTGGACGCGCGACGAAGTGCTCGGTACGATTCTTCATTACCGGATGGCGGAGAAATTGCCGACTTTCATGAGCTCGAACTTCAGCTATTCTGAACTCGCGCACCATTTGACTTATTCACAGCGCGGCGAAAAAGAAGACTTGAAGGCAGCACGCATTATGGAACGGATCCAGGCATTGACCGTCCCAGTCAAACTTGAAGGCGAAAACCGCCGCAACAAGTAA
- the nrdR gene encoding transcriptional regulator NrdR, with protein sequence MKCPACQHNGTRVVDSRPIDEMKSIRRRRECEACGYRFTTFEKVEEMPLIVVKKDGSREEFSREKVLRGLIRACEKRPVSLDMLEGVVFDIEKELRRSGNPEVKSEEVGELVMNRLADIDEVAYVRFASVYRQFKDITVFIDELKDLLDRNPGDKDSK encoded by the coding sequence ATGAAATGTCCAGCTTGCCAGCATAACGGCACCCGCGTAGTAGATTCGCGGCCAATAGATGAAATGAAATCAATCCGCAGGCGACGTGAATGCGAAGCGTGTGGCTACCGCTTCACCACGTTCGAAAAAGTGGAAGAGATGCCGCTGATCGTCGTGAAAAAAGATGGCTCCCGTGAAGAATTCAGCCGCGAGAAGGTGTTGCGCGGATTGATTCGCGCGTGTGAAAAGCGCCCAGTCTCGCTTGATATGCTTGAAGGGGTCGTTTTCGATATCGAAAAAGAACTTCGCCGGAGCGGAAATCCTGAAGTGAAATCGGAAGAAGTCGGAGAACTGGTCATGAACCGTTTAGCGGATATCGATGAAGTGGCCTATGTCCGCTTCGCATCCGTCTATCGCCAGTTCAAAGACATTACGGTCTTCATCGATGAACTTAAGGATCTGCTTGACCGCAATCCCGGTGATAAGGACAGCAAATAA
- the thrS gene encoding threonine--tRNA ligase gives MADMIQLKFPDGAVKEFAKGTSTEEIAQSISPGLRKKAVAGKLSGNLVDLKAPLEADGDIAIITPESEEALEVLRHSSAHLMAQAVKRLYPDAKLGVGPVIENGFYYDIDTESAITAEDLPVIEKEMKKIINENLDIVRVEVSRNEAQQRFEAINDPYKLELLEAIPEDEQVSIYEQGEFFDLCRGIHVPSTGKLKEFKLLSVAGAYWRGDSDNKMLQRIYGTAFFKKEELKAHLEMLEEAKERDHRKIGKELNLFMNSQKVGQGLPMWLPKGATIRRIIERYIVDKEERMGYDHVYTPVMGSVELYKTSGHWDHYQENMFPVMQMDNEDLVLRPMNCPHHMMIYKQGIHSYRQLPIRIAELGLMHRYEMSGALSGLQRVRGMTLNDAHLFVRPDQIKEEFKRVVNLVIDVYKDFDLKDYSFRVSYRDPADKEKYYDDDAMWNRAQSMLKEAMDELGLDYFEAEGEAAFYGPKLDVQVKTALGKEETLSTVQLDFLLPEKFDLTYIGEDGKQHRPVVIHRGVVSTMERFVAFLIEEYKGAFPTWLAPVQVEIIPVSLDVHSEYAKELQEKMQQHKLRVDIDERDEKLGYKIREAQMQKVPYMLVIGDKELESGSVNVRKYGEQNSESMPFEDFLKLVQSELH, from the coding sequence ATGGCAGACATGATTCAATTAAAATTCCCAGACGGCGCAGTAAAAGAGTTCGCCAAAGGAACATCTACAGAAGAAATCGCTCAATCCATCAGCCCAGGCCTTCGCAAAAAAGCGGTAGCAGGAAAGCTTTCCGGCAACTTAGTCGATTTGAAAGCCCCTCTTGAGGCGGATGGCGACATCGCGATCATCACACCGGAATCCGAAGAAGCATTGGAAGTACTTCGCCACAGCTCAGCGCATTTGATGGCTCAAGCAGTCAAACGCTTGTATCCGGATGCCAAGCTTGGCGTTGGGCCGGTCATCGAAAACGGCTTCTATTACGATATCGATACAGAGTCGGCGATTACAGCTGAAGATTTGCCGGTCATTGAAAAAGAAATGAAGAAAATCATCAACGAAAACTTGGACATCGTCCGTGTGGAAGTATCGAGAAATGAAGCGCAGCAACGATTTGAAGCGATCAACGATCCATACAAGCTGGAGCTTCTAGAAGCGATCCCAGAAGATGAGCAAGTGTCGATCTACGAACAAGGCGAATTTTTCGACCTGTGCCGCGGCATCCACGTGCCATCGACTGGCAAATTGAAAGAATTCAAATTACTAAGTGTCGCCGGTGCTTACTGGCGCGGCGATAGCGACAATAAAATGCTTCAGCGCATCTACGGAACAGCTTTCTTCAAAAAAGAAGAATTGAAAGCCCATCTTGAAATGCTGGAAGAAGCGAAAGAGCGCGACCACCGCAAAATCGGCAAAGAGCTCAATTTGTTCATGAACTCCCAAAAAGTCGGGCAAGGCTTGCCGATGTGGCTGCCGAAAGGCGCAACAATCCGCCGCATCATCGAACGCTATATTGTCGACAAAGAAGAGCGCATGGGCTATGACCATGTTTACACACCGGTCATGGGCAGTGTCGAATTGTATAAAACGAGCGGCCACTGGGATCATTACCAAGAAAACATGTTCCCAGTCATGCAAATGGACAACGAAGATTTGGTGCTGCGCCCGATGAATTGCCCGCATCACATGATGATCTACAAGCAAGGCATTCATTCCTACCGCCAATTGCCGATCCGTATCGCAGAACTTGGGCTGATGCACCGCTACGAAATGTCAGGTGCCTTGTCGGGCTTGCAACGCGTGCGCGGTATGACATTGAACGATGCCCACCTGTTCGTGCGCCCGGACCAGATCAAAGAAGAATTCAAACGCGTCGTCAACCTCGTCATCGACGTATACAAAGACTTCGATTTGAAAGACTATTCGTTCCGCGTATCCTACCGCGACCCGGCGGATAAAGAAAAATACTACGACGATGACGCCATGTGGAACCGTGCGCAATCGATGCTGAAAGAAGCGATGGATGAACTCGGCCTCGATTATTTCGAAGCAGAAGGTGAAGCGGCATTCTACGGGCCGAAACTTGATGTTCAAGTGAAAACAGCGCTTGGCAAAGAAGAAACTTTGTCGACTGTCCAGCTCGATTTCCTCTTGCCGGAGAAATTCGATTTGACATATATCGGTGAAGACGGCAAACAGCACCGCCCGGTCGTCATCCACCGCGGCGTCGTCTCTACAATGGAACGTTTTGTCGCATTTCTCATCGAAGAATACAAAGGCGCATTCCCGACTTGGCTCGCGCCAGTACAAGTGGAGATCATCCCGGTATCGCTTGATGTGCACAGCGAATACGCAAAAGAGCTTCAGGAAAAAATGCAACAGCATAAATTGCGCGTCGATATCGATGAGCGCGACGAAAAGCTCGGCTATAAAATCCGCGAAGCACAGATGCAGAAAGTTCCATATATGCTAGTCATCGGCGATAAGGAACTGGAAAGCGGCTCAGTCAATGTCCGCAAATACGGTGAGCAGAACTCCGAGAGCATGCCATTCGAGGACTTCCTTAAACTCGTTCAATCCGAACTTCACTAA
- the speD gene encoding adenosylmethionine decarboxylase, whose amino-acid sequence METMGRHVIAELWQCDFDKLNDMDYIEKTFVDAALKSGAEIREVAFHKFAPQGVSGVVIISESHLTIHSFPEHGYASVDVYTCGDLDPTIAADYIAQALDSKQSEVTEVPRGMGPVGAGATKVSLTV is encoded by the coding sequence ATGGAAACTATGGGACGTCACGTAATCGCAGAACTTTGGCAGTGTGATTTTGACAAATTAAACGATATGGACTATATCGAAAAGACTTTTGTTGATGCAGCACTCAAATCAGGTGCGGAAATCCGCGAAGTCGCTTTTCATAAATTTGCACCACAGGGTGTCAGCGGCGTAGTCATCATTTCGGAATCACACCTGACTATTCACAGCTTCCCGGAACACGGGTATGCGAGTGTCGATGTGTATACTTGCGGAGATCTTGATCCAACAATTGCAGCTGATTACATCGCGCAAGCTTTGGACTCAAAGCAAAGCGAAGTAACTGAAGTGCCACGCGGCATGGGGCCAGTCGGCGCCGGAGCTACAAAAGTATCACTGACGGTGTAA
- a CDS encoding replication initiation and membrane attachment family protein yields MTMYKELQPADLYRIRMPYPFSNYDRQLLTLLYQPMIGSDAISLYLTLWADGEMRSEDSTHYTLMNTLGKPVKAIFESRIQLEAIGLLKTYRKDGEDRSFIYELCPPLDPKPFFADPLLSMFLFSKIGESSYRRVRDRFIIQTPLTAGYEEVSRTFTDIFQPVHAKSGYPADQKELESRTDGEYEMEQDFDFALLRQGLSEQLVPKRVLTPAIRNFIVKLSFLYGFGPLEMQKVVLLAIEDDYRIDEEGLRKAASDYYKMTVTTTAPKLEPVKKAEPKTQQPDAQQGPVNKEDELIAYLESASPLQVLRDIADGKEPLPADVQLANQLVTQHGMEPAVVNVLLQYVLLRTDMKLTKAYVEKIASHWLRKNVTTAKQAMEFARIEHTQYMKWKNESGAAPKKSASSGRKPIREEKLPEWFNNKDEVETPGQGASSEQLEQEKQKLLAKLALKKRKGD; encoded by the coding sequence ATGACGATGTACAAAGAACTCCAGCCCGCCGACTTGTACCGGATCCGCATGCCGTATCCATTTTCCAATTACGACCGACAATTGCTGACACTGCTCTATCAGCCGATGATTGGTTCGGATGCCATCTCCCTCTACTTGACGCTGTGGGCGGATGGGGAAATGCGCTCCGAGGATTCGACCCATTACACGTTAATGAATACACTCGGAAAACCGGTCAAGGCGATTTTCGAATCCCGCATCCAATTGGAAGCGATCGGTTTATTAAAAACTTACCGGAAAGACGGGGAAGACCGTTCCTTTATCTATGAACTGTGTCCGCCGCTAGACCCGAAACCTTTTTTTGCCGACCCGCTATTGTCGATGTTCCTGTTCAGTAAAATAGGGGAATCGTCTTATCGGAGGGTCCGCGACCGTTTTATCATCCAGACGCCGCTTACTGCTGGATACGAGGAAGTCTCCAGAACCTTCACGGATATTTTCCAACCGGTGCATGCGAAGTCCGGTTACCCTGCAGACCAAAAAGAGCTAGAATCACGGACAGACGGGGAATATGAGATGGAACAGGACTTTGATTTTGCGCTGTTGCGCCAGGGCCTATCTGAACAACTTGTGCCAAAGCGTGTGTTGACGCCGGCCATCCGCAACTTTATCGTCAAACTGTCATTTCTCTACGGTTTTGGGCCGCTTGAAATGCAAAAAGTCGTATTGCTGGCGATCGAAGATGATTACCGGATAGATGAAGAGGGGCTGCGCAAGGCTGCTTCCGATTATTATAAAATGACCGTCACGACAACTGCACCGAAACTCGAGCCGGTTAAAAAGGCAGAACCGAAAACGCAACAACCTGATGCACAACAAGGGCCTGTAAATAAAGAAGACGAGTTGATCGCATATTTGGAATCAGCATCACCGCTTCAAGTACTGCGCGATATCGCGGACGGCAAAGAACCGCTGCCGGCCGATGTGCAATTAGCGAACCAGTTGGTGACGCAGCATGGCATGGAGCCGGCTGTCGTCAATGTATTGCTTCAATACGTCCTGTTGCGTACGGATATGAAACTGACAAAAGCGTATGTAGAAAAAATTGCCTCACATTGGTTGAGGAAAAATGTCACGACTGCTAAACAGGCGATGGAATTTGCACGCATCGAGCATACACAGTATATGAAATGGAAAAACGAATCAGGTGCCGCGCCTAAAAAATCGGCATCTTCCGGCCGCAAGCCGATCCGAGAAGAAAAGCTGCCTGAATGGTTCAATAATAAAGACGAAGTGGAAACGCCTGGACAAGGGGCTTCAAGTGAACAGCTCGAACAGGAAAAACAGAAATTGCTTGCGAAGCTTGCGTTGAAGAAAAGAAAGGGTGATTAG
- a CDS encoding glyceraldehyde-3-phosphate dehydrogenase, whose amino-acid sequence MTVSIAINGFGRIGRMVFRQAVLMDDVTISAVNAGYPAETLAHLIKYDTNHGTFSGEVKAEENALVVNGKRIQLVNERDPLKLPWEEMGVDIVIEATGKFNSRDKAALHLEAGAKKVILTAPGKNEDITIVMGVNDDKLDVEKHHIISNASCTTNCLAPVAKVLNDAFGIENGLMTTVHAYTNDQKNLDNPHKDLRRARACAQSIIPTSTGAAKALSLVLPELEGKLHGLALRVPTPNVSLVDLVVDVQQDVTVEDVNRAFMDASEGALAGILDLTMEPLVSIDFNTNPSSAIVDGLTTIVMGDRKVKVLAWYDNEWGYSARVVDLMKKVANSMAVASK is encoded by the coding sequence ATGACAGTTTCGATTGCAATTAACGGGTTTGGCCGCATCGGCCGTATGGTTTTCAGACAAGCAGTTTTAATGGATGACGTGACAATTTCGGCGGTCAACGCCGGTTATCCAGCAGAAACACTTGCTCACTTGATTAAGTATGACACAAATCACGGTACCTTCTCCGGTGAAGTGAAAGCGGAAGAAAATGCGTTGGTTGTAAACGGAAAGCGTATTCAATTGGTTAACGAGCGCGACCCATTGAAACTCCCTTGGGAGGAAATGGGTGTCGATATCGTCATCGAAGCGACAGGCAAGTTTAACTCGCGCGATAAAGCTGCTCTTCATCTGGAGGCAGGAGCGAAGAAAGTCATCTTGACTGCTCCAGGCAAAAATGAAGACATTACGATTGTAATGGGCGTCAATGATGACAAATTGGATGTCGAAAAACACCACATTATCTCGAACGCCAGTTGCACGACGAATTGCTTGGCTCCTGTCGCTAAAGTGCTGAATGATGCATTCGGGATCGAAAACGGATTGATGACGACTGTCCATGCGTATACCAATGACCAAAAGAATTTAGACAACCCACATAAGGATCTTCGTCGCGCGCGTGCTTGTGCGCAGTCGATCATTCCGACCTCAACAGGAGCTGCCAAAGCGTTGTCACTTGTTCTCCCTGAACTGGAAGGGAAACTGCACGGCCTGGCTCTTCGCGTCCCGACACCGAATGTGTCGCTCGTTGACCTTGTCGTCGATGTCCAGCAGGATGTGACAGTAGAAGATGTTAACCGGGCATTCATGGATGCGTCGGAAGGGGCGCTTGCAGGCATCCTCGATTTGACGATGGAGCCATTGGTGTCGATCGACTTCAATACAAACCCGAGTTCTGCAATCGTTGACGGCTTGACTACCATTGTCATGGGCGACCGCAAAGTGAAAGTGCTCGCTTGGTATGATAACGAATGGGGCTACTCTGCCCGCGTTGTCGACTTGATGAAAAAAGTAGCCAATTCTATGGCTGTCGCTTCAAAATAA
- the mutM gene encoding bifunctional DNA-formamidopyrimidine glycosylase/DNA-(apurinic or apyrimidinic site) lyase yields MPELPEVEGVVRQIRPVSIGKRIVSVDVSDTIRKSKQSGKEAILKRIEADDFQERLTGAQILAVERRSKYIYMTMKDEQEFLLVNHLGMSGAWFFVDSLLSIPEDKFRRHVHVVLTLDDGNLLAFSDIRRFGEMRVLTSEADFPPLLLMAPEPFADEALEWFLQQSESPKFRNKPIKEVIMDGTVISGCGNIYATEALFRMKIHPKRAASRISRKRKIELFQAIAAILLESIEAGGSTISDYRNINGESGSMQNRFGMYGKKTCTVCGTETKTVKIASRASVYCPSCQK; encoded by the coding sequence ATGCCGGAACTTCCGGAAGTAGAAGGGGTGGTCCGGCAAATCCGCCCCGTGTCGATCGGCAAACGCATCGTCTCGGTCGATGTGTCCGATACGATCCGAAAATCAAAGCAATCGGGTAAAGAAGCGATCTTGAAACGCATCGAAGCGGATGACTTTCAAGAGCGTCTGACCGGTGCCCAAATACTCGCCGTCGAACGGCGCAGCAAATATATTTACATGACCATGAAAGACGAGCAGGAATTCCTGCTCGTCAACCATCTGGGCATGTCGGGGGCATGGTTTTTCGTCGATAGCCTGCTGTCGATTCCAGAAGATAAGTTCAGGCGCCACGTACATGTGGTGCTGACGCTTGATGACGGCAATTTGTTGGCGTTCTCGGATATCCGGCGTTTTGGGGAAATGCGCGTGCTCACGAGCGAAGCGGATTTTCCGCCGCTTCTGTTAATGGCGCCAGAGCCTTTTGCTGACGAGGCACTTGAATGGTTTTTGCAGCAATCGGAAAGCCCAAAATTTCGCAATAAGCCAATCAAAGAAGTCATCATGGACGGTACGGTCATCTCAGGATGCGGCAATATCTATGCGACAGAAGCGCTGTTCCGTATGAAAATCCATCCGAAGCGCGCAGCAAGCCGCATTAGCCGCAAGCGCAAAATTGAATTGTTCCAGGCCATTGCCGCTATTCTGCTCGAGAGCATCGAAGCAGGTGGCAGCACGATTTCCGATTACCGCAATATCAACGGGGAATCAGGCAGCATGCAGAATCGTTTTGGCATGTACGGCAAGAAGACGTGCACGGTTTGTGGGACAGAGACTAAAACAGTAAAAATCGCGAGCCGGGCGTCCGTCTATTGCCCATCTTGCCAGAAATGA
- the coaE gene encoding dephospho-CoA kinase (Dephospho-CoA kinase (CoaE) performs the final step in coenzyme A biosynthesis.), translated as MIIGLTGSIASGKSTVSQMLKELGYPVVDADLVARQVVEPGTETLNSIAQAFGPEVILANGSMDRERVGKIIFNDPTSRKKLNDIIHPAIRREMLRQRQAFLDEGYETVIMDIPLLFESKLQRMVDKILVVSVSEQQQLKRLMERNGLAEQEAKARIASQLPFSVKEQGADEVLDNNGSVDNTKRQLMRILDNWQTHP; from the coding sequence ATGATCATTGGACTCACCGGCAGCATTGCGAGCGGCAAGAGCACTGTCTCACAAATGCTCAAGGAATTGGGATATCCGGTCGTTGACGCAGATCTGGTCGCTAGACAGGTTGTCGAGCCCGGAACGGAAACATTGAACAGCATCGCGCAAGCTTTCGGCCCGGAAGTGATCCTTGCTAATGGATCGATGGACCGCGAAAGAGTCGGGAAGATCATCTTCAACGATCCAACGAGCCGAAAAAAATTGAACGACATCATCCACCCGGCAATACGCCGGGAAATGCTTAGGCAACGCCAAGCATTTTTGGATGAAGGATATGAAACCGTTATCATGGACATTCCGCTGTTATTCGAAAGCAAGCTCCAGCGTATGGTCGACAAAATCCTGGTAGTCAGTGTATCAGAACAACAGCAATTAAAACGCCTCATGGAGCGCAACGGATTGGCCGAACAGGAAGCCAAAGCACGAATTGCTTCGCAGCTGCCCTTCAGTGTCAAAGAACAAGGTGCAGATGAAGTGCTGGATAACAACGGTTCTGTGGATAACACAAAGCGCCAATTAATGCGCATATTGGACAATTGGCAGACACATCCATAA